DNA sequence from the Microcebus murinus isolate Inina chromosome 18, M.murinus_Inina_mat1.0, whole genome shotgun sequence genome:
GGGCTGTGGGGGCCTTCCCACCCCAGACCCAGAGCCCAGCCAAGGCCGGGGCTGTAGGGTCAgggtgcccctcccccagcagcccctgGTGTCCCGCCCCCCAGGATGGTGAAGGGGCTGCCGCAGAAGCCACTCCTGGATCGGGACTACAGGGTGCCTCTCAGCGCCAAGGTCTTCTCCTCCTGGGACTTCTGCATCCAGGTGCGGGAAGCGGCCACCATCAAGAAGCACGAGATCAGCAACGAGTTCAAGGTGTGTGTGAGAGCTGAGTGTTTCGGCGTGAgagtgtgcagtgtgtgtgcgtgcatggcTGAGTAAGTGTGAGAGTGCGTGTGACTGTGACCGAGTGGGCGAGTGTGAGCACGTTTCACAGCGCCCTTCCCCTCGCACCCCCCCACACCTGCTGCAGGTGGAGCTGGAGGAGACCCACCGCCTGCAGCAGGTGCAGCAGCAGTCCCCCACCCAGAGGGCCTGCCACCTGCTCAGCTACCTGCGGGTCAACGTCCTCATTGGGCTCCTGGTGGTTGGGGCCATCAGTGCCATCTTCTGGGCCACCAAGTACTCACAGGACAACAAGGAGGTGCCAAGACTGTGGGGGAGGCGGGATgatcccactttacagataaggaaaccaaagctGGGAGAGGTTAAAGAGGTCATGACAAGGTCACGGCCAGGTAGACTGGCTCCACTGTGGACATCCACTGACCGCCACGCTGCCGCTGGGATTAATCCTTGGCTTCCAGACCCTGGGCCCGGGGGAGCTGCGGGGGCCTCTAGCCATGGGCTGCCCTGACCTGCTGCTTCCTGCAGGAGTCCCTGTTTGTGCTGCTCCAGTACCTGCCCCCTGGCGTCATCGCCCTGGTCAACTTTCTGGGTCCCCTGTTGTTTGTGTTCTTGGTCCAGCTGGAGAATTATTCTCCTAACACCGAGGTCAACCTCATCCTTATCTGGTGAGTGCCACCTCTGGGGGACGGGAGAGGAGTCTGGCCCTGCCACTCTGTCTTGGTTGTGGCCTGGGTGACCCAGGGGTCCCCAGCTGGGAGGCTCTGCTTGTTTGCTGTTGCACCAAAGGGCAGGCAGATGGGCGCATCCACAGCACATGACCTCAGGGGCCTGGATCCGAAGCTTTCCAGTCCCCTACGTCCGAAGAAAGCCACTAGTCTGAACCAGGCACAGACAAACGACCGTTTTGCCAGAGGGTGATGGGAACTGGATTGGAACACAGAAAATGGCTTGGGACACAGCAACAGGGGACATGCCCAGCTTCCATGCCCTGAGGGTTTTACACCCTTACCTTGACAACCCACACATGACCTGTGAAGTCCAAACCGTCCtcatccccatttgacagatgaggaaactgagattcactCTGTGAAGTGCCCGGCCAAGGTCAAGCTCACCATGCCTGCTGGGTGCAGGTTCCAACGCAAGCAAGCTCTCCCCCATCCCCAGGCTCTGCCATTCTCCATTTCACCACGTGGGTGCTGTCTGGACCCCAGCCCCTCTCCAACACGCCCAGCAGCTCACGTGCAGCACCCCCCCAGCTCCAGCTGGCTTCCCTCTCCCcacactggccctgcctgcatTCCCTACTGCTTCCTCCAATGTCAGCcgtgtttgctttgctttgcaactttatttttcaataggTTATAACACACACACGTGGCAAAAAAATTCAAGCTGCTCAAAAGgatgaaagataaaagaataagtccccacccacccctccccccagcctcctTCAACAGGACCACTGCTCCCAGCCACTCGCGTGGCATGAGTGCCCGGGTTTCAGCTTAGCCATCATACCAGCCCCTCGGCAGCACTGGGAAGGCCCACCCTTACAGAGAACGTGCCCACAGCGGTCCTGGCGTAGGGCGACATACCTGTTTTGTCCGGTTAGGCTTCGTGCAGTAAGCGTGCAAGGCTCATGGTCATGATATACGAGATAGTGTCAGTGGGCAAGGACATTAACAGGCAGTAGAAGAGAGGAAATCTCGTCTGAATGAGGACGCCGAAAGGTCCACAGAGGTCTCTACTGCAGGCTTGTCTTATAGGAATCTCAGCGCCAGGTGCAGGGGAAGGCTgtgcagtgtttcccaaactaaTTTAAGAACAGGCCCCTTTTCCCCTGAGAGGCTGGGCTGTGGGTCAGAGGGGCTGGCCCAGGGCGGGACAGGATCCCACTGGGACACCAGCTACCGCGGAGCCTGGGTGGGCGCTCCTGTGCCTGGGCCCGCCCCCTgacacagccccgcccccaggtgCGTGGCGCTGAAGCTGGCCAGCCTGGGCATGTTCTCCTTCTCGCTGGGGCAGACCGTGCTGTGCATCGGCAGAAACAGGACCAGCTGTGAGCCCCACGGCTACAACGCCTGTGACTACCAGGTGGCTGGCAGCCTGGCAGGGCCGGTCCCTCCCGTCCTCCGCAGAGTCCCGCCCCAAACAGTGCAGAGCCTTGTCCCTGCCCCTTTAGTCTCCCTGTCACCCCCTGGGGGTCTCCCCGTTGAGACAAGCTGTGAGCAGGGGTGCCCATGCAGCAGCACACCTCCAGGGGCGCCACTGCCCCCCGACTCTGTGTTGTGCAGCGTGACAGCCCTGGCTGTGGGGTTCCCTGCTCTAATCCTGTCCTCCGGGCCTGGGTTTTAACTTAGCAATCACACCCGCCTCCAGGCAAGGCCCCTATGCCACGGAGACCCCCCTCGTGAgggtgggtgagggaggggaggctggggactgggggctgACGGGTCCCCTCCCTCTGCACCCAGTGCTGGGAGAACTCTGTGGGGCAGGAACTGTACAAGCTGAGCACCTTCAACTTCCTCCTCACCGTGGCCTTCGCCTTCCTGGTCAGCCTGCCGCGGAGGTGAGCCGAGTGGGGACACGGAGAACGGGGGTGGTGTGGGGATGGTGGGGATGCCCAGTGGCCACGGCCAACGGTGAGCCAGGTCCACACGTGGATGTGCGTGGGAGCGAGAGTCGGTCCGGGGCCATGACCAGTGCAGCCCCCCAGTCAGTGGTACCTGAGCCTACCCCCTCCCGCAGGCTGCTGGTGGAGCGGTTCTCGGGTCGCTTCTGGACCTGGCTGGACCGGGAGGAGTTCCTGGTGCCCAAGAACGTGCTGGACATCGTGGCGGGGCAGACAGTCACCTGGATGGGCCTCTTCTACTGCCCCCTGCTGCCGCTGCTGAACAGCGTCTTCATCTTCCTCACCTTCTACATCAAGAAGGTGCGGGCTCACGGCGGGGTGGGCGCCCTGAGTGTGTCCTGGGGCCAGGCCAAGCTGGGCCGCCTCTGCTCTGcgccccctgccctgggcccggGCCCCTGGGCCCAGCCAACTGCCGACTCCTGGTGCTCTGCCTGCCCCCAGTACACCCTCCTGAGGAACTCCAGGGCGTCTCCGCGGCTCTTCCGGGCCTCCAGCTCCACCTTCTTCTTCCAGCTGGTGCTGCTCCTGGGCCTGCTCCTGGCCGTGGTGCCCCTGGGCTACGTGGTCACCAGgtgcaggagggggtggggaggcaccGCCCGGAGGCTGGGGGGCGGGCAGCTCCTTGCCTGGGGCTCTGACCCCAGCCCCACTGGCTGCCCCTCTCCAGCATCCACTCCTCTTGGGACTGCGGCCTCTTCACCAACTACTCGGCCCCCTGGCAGGTGGTCCCAGAGCTGGTGGCCCTCCGGCTCCCGCCCCCTGGCCAGCGTGCCCTGCACTACCTCAGTTCCCACGCCTTCAGCTTTCCTCTCCTCGTCACGCTCAGGTGCCTCTCAGGGCT
Encoded proteins:
- the TMC8 gene encoding transmembrane channel-like protein 8 isoform X3, which produces MLRQWSGQSGQAPGDREPEPAAEELWESEMERLCASRAPVRTLPYAMADKRFIRQLREPEGVKTSCWQSWQRRRQMAGRRLREAAQRLARGFGLWEGSLYEIGGLFGTGIQSYFTFLRFLLLLNLLTVLVTASFVLLPLAWLHPRDPGPTMNLTLQCPSSHQPQTGVPKFHNQLWNVLTGRAFSNTYLFYGAYRVGPEGSAAYSIRLAYLLSPLACLLLCFCGTLRRMVKGLPQKPLLDRDYRVPLSAKVFSSWDFCIQVREAATIKKHEISNEFKVELEETHRLQQVQQQSPTQRACHLLSYLRVNVLIGLLVVGAISAIFWATKYSQDNKEESLFVLLQYLPPGVIALVNFLGPLLFVFLVQLENYSPNTEVNLILIWCVALKLASLGMFSFSLGQTVLCIGRNRTSCEPHGYNACDYQCWENSVGQELYKLSTFNFLLTVAFAFLVSLPRRLLVERFSGRFWTWLDREEFLVPKNVLDIVAGQTVTWMGLFYCPLLPLLNSVFIFLTFYIKKLVLLLGLLLAVVPLGYVVTSIHSSWDCGLFTNYSAPWQVVPELVALRLPPPGQRALHYLSSHAFSFPLLVTLSLVLTVCVSQSRANARAIRGLRKQLLWQVQEKWHLVDDLSRLLAELDPGEYPCPESPHSGASHPRPFCPGFPCPGSPGPRPPRPGPSLVDPARLGSPGPGSGSLDPCLQLPPPQQQGAAAP
- the TMC8 gene encoding transmembrane channel-like protein 8 isoform X1; this encodes MLRQWSGQSGQAPGDREPEPAAEELWESEMERLCASRAPVRTLPYAMADKRFIRQLREPEGVKTSCWQSWQRRRQMAGRRLREAAQRLARGFGLWEGSLYEIGGLFGTGIQSYFTFLRFLLLLNLLTVLVTASFVLLPLAWLHPRDPGPTMNLTLQCPSSHQPQTGVPKFHNQLWNVLTGRAFSNTYLFYGAYRVGPEGSAAYSIRLAYLLSPLACLLLCFCGTLRRMVKGLPQKPLLDRDYRVPLSAKVFSSWDFCIQVREAATIKKHEISNEFKVELEETHRLQQVQQQSPTQRACHLLSYLRVNVLIGLLVVGAISAIFWATKYSQDNKEESLFVLLQYLPPGVIALVNFLGPLLFVFLVQLENYSPNTEVNLILIWCVALKLASLGMFSFSLGQTVLCIGRNRTSCEPHGYNACDYQCWENSVGQELYKLSTFNFLLTVAFAFLVSLPRRLLVERFSGRFWTWLDREEFLVPKNVLDIVAGQTVTWMGLFYCPLLPLLNSVFIFLTFYIKKYTLLRNSRASPRLFRASSSTFFFQLVLLLGLLLAVVPLGYVVTSIHSSWDCGLFTNYSAPWQVVPELVALRLPPPGQRALHYLSSHAFSFPLLVTLSLVLTVCVSQSRANARAIRGLRKQLLWQVQEKWHLVDDLSRLLAELDPGEYPCPESPHSGASHPRPFCPGFPCPGSPGPRPPRPGPSLVDPARLGSPGPGSGSLDPCLQLPPPQQQGAAAP
- the TMC8 gene encoding transmembrane channel-like protein 8 isoform X2, giving the protein MLRQWSGQSGQAPGDREPEPAAEELWESEMERLCASRAPVRTLPYAMADKRFIRQLREPEGVKTSCWQSWQRRRQMAGRRLREAAQRLARGFGLWEGSLYEIGGLFGTGIQSYFTFLRFLLLLNLLTVLVTASFVLLPLAWLHPRDPGPTMNLTLQCPSSHQPQTGVPKFHNQLWNVLTGRAFSNTYLFYGAYRVGPEGSAAYSIRLAYLLSPLACLLLCFCGTLRRMVKGLPQKPLLDRDYRVPLSAKVFSSWDFCIQVREAATIKKHEISNEFKVELEETHRLQQVQQQSPTQRACHLLSYLRVNVLIGLLVVGAISAIFWATKYSQDNKEESLFVLLQYLPPGVIALVNFLGPLLFVFLVQLENYSPNTEVNLILIWCVALKLASLGMFSFSLGQTVLCIGRNRTSCEPHGYNACDYQCWENSVGQELYKLSTFNFLLTVAFAFLVSLPRRLLVERFSGRFWTWLDREEFLVPKNVLDIVAGQTVTWMGLFYCPLLPLLNSVFIFLTFYIKKYTLLRNSRASPRLFRASSSTFFFQLVLLLGLLLAVVPLGYVVTSIHSSWDCGLFTNYSAPWQVVPELVALRLPPPGQRALHYLSSHAFSFPLLVTLSLVLTVCVSQSRANARAIRGLRKQLLWVQEKWHLVDDLSRLLAELDPGEYPCPESPHSGASHPRPFCPGFPCPGSPGPRPPRPGPSLVDPARLGSPGPGSGSLDPCLQLPPPQQQGAAAP